GAGCTGAACCTGACCAACACCACCGCCAGCATTGCGCCCTTTGCGATCAAGGCGCCGGATGGCCGGCCATTGGCACGCCTGGAACGCCTGGACGTCAGCGAGACCACGGTGGACCTGGCCAAGCAACAGGTGGTGATCGGCAAAATCCGCAGCAACAAACTCGAAACCTGGGCCGCCCGCGAGGCCGATGGGCAACTGGACTGGCAGAAACTGTTCGCCAGCCAACCCGACAAACCCGCCAAGCCACCGGAGCCGGCCTCTGCGCCCGCGACTGCCGACTCGCCTGAAGCGCCACCGGCGACGCCGAACAAACCCTGGCAAGTGCTGCTCAAGGACGTGCAACTGCGCAACTATCAGGTGCACCTGGCTGACCGCCAGGCCAAGCCTGCGGTAGCGCTGGAGCTGGGCCCGTTGAACATCGACGTGCAGAACTTCGACAGCCTCAACCAGAGCCCTTTTACCTTGAAGGTCGATAGCGGTCTGGGCAAGCAAGGCAAGATCCAGGCAACCGGCGAGGTCAACCTGAATCCGGTCAGCGCCAGGCTGAAAGTGAACACCCAGGACATCGACCTGCGCGTTGCCCAGTCCTATATCAGCCCGTTCATCCGCCTGGAACTGCGCAGCGGCATGCTCGGCAGCAACCTGGATGTCAACCTGAAGAGCACCGAGCCGCTGGCCCTGCAAGTCACCGGCCGCGCGCAAGTGGATCAGTTGCACACCCTCGACACCCTGAAGTCCCGTGACTTCCTCAAATGGCAGCGCCTGGTGCTGGAGGGCGTCAACTACCAGCACGGCGACAGCCTGTCGATCGACAAGGTCAACCTGCTGCAACCCTATGCGCGCTTCATGATCAACGATGACCGCACCACCAATATCGACGACCTGCTGGTTGCGCAGCCCGCCGACAGCGGGAGCAAATCGACAGCCAAGCCGGCAGCGAGCAAAGACAAGCCGCTGGGTATCCATATCGGGCAGATCGCGATCAACGATGGCTCGGCCAATTTCGCCGACTTCAGCCTCACGCCCAACTTCGCCACCGCGATTCAACAACTCAACGGCCAGATCGGTACCATCGACAGTCGCCAGACCAAGCCGGCCAGCGTCGACATCAAGGGCAAGGTGGACCGCTATGCGCCCGTGACCATCAAGGGCAGCGTGAACCCGTTTGACCCGATGGCGGCGCTGGACATCGCAACCAGCTTCAAACGTGTCGAGTTGACCACCCTGACGCCGTACTCGGGCAAATTCGCGGGCTTTCGAATTCGCAAAGGTCGCTTGAACCTGGATTTGCACTACATGATCACCAAAGGCCAGTTGAAGGCTGAAAACAAGGTGGTGGTCGAGCAACTGCAACTGGGCGAGAAAGTCGACAGCGCCGATGCGGTGGACTTGCCGATTCGCCTGGCGGTTGCCTTGCTCAAGGACAGCGATGGCAGGATCTCCATCGAGCTGCCAGTAAGCGGTGACCTGAACAACCCGCAATTCAGCGTCATGCCGATCGTGTGGCAGACCCTGCGCAACCTCGTGGTCCGCGCAGCAACGGCGCCCTTCAAGTTCATTGGCGGGCTGGTCACCGGCGGCGGTTCGCAAGACTTGGGTAGTGTGTCGTTTGCGGCGGGCTCCAGTGAACTGGATAAAGGCGCTGAAGGGGCACTCAACACGCTGGCCAAGGCACTCAAGGAACGCCCTGCCCTGCGCCTGGAAATCGAAGGCACCGCAGCAGCCAGCAGCGACGGGCCGTTCCTGGCCGCGCAACGACTGGAGCGTGAGTACCAATACAACTATTACAAAATCCTGCAGCGTCGCGGCGATAAAGTCCCGGCCCAGGCGTCATTGCTGGTCGTGCCCCAGAAGGAAAAGGCGCCTTTGCTGGAAGGCATCTACCGCACCCGCCTGAAACAACAACCACCGGCCGAATGGAAAAACCTGAGCGACGATGAGCGCGCGGCCAGGCTCAAGGACGGCGTGATCAAGTTCTGGAGCGGCAGTGACGTACTGCTGCGCCAGCTCGGCCAGGACCGGGCCAGCACCATCAAGGATTACCTGGTGGACAAGGCTCAACTGGAGGACGACCGCGTGTACTTCATTGATGCGCAGCTGGGGCAGGCGGAGAAAGATGGTCGGGTGATCACACCGATGCATCTGGATGCCGAATAACCCAATGTGGGAGGGGGCTTGCCCCCGATGGCGGTAGTTCAGTCGGTTATAGGTCGACTGTTACACAGCTATCGGGGGCAAGCCCCCTCCCACATTTTTTATTCCTCGCCTGACAGCAAGGTGGTGCGCAGAAATAAAACAGGCATCGACTTATTGATGCGCAGCTGAGGCACGCGGATAAAGATGGTCGGGTGATTACACCAATGCATCTGGATGCCGAGTAACCCAATGTGGGAGGGGGCTTGTCCCCGATGGCGGTAGGTCAGTCGGTTATAGGTCGACTGTTACACAGCTATCGGGGGCAAGCCCCCTCCCACATTTTTTATTCCTCGCCTGACAGCAAGATGGTGCGCAGAAATAAAACAGGCATCGACTTATTGATGCGCAGCTGAGGCACGCGGATAAAGATGGTCGGGTGATCACACCAATGCATCTGGATGCCGAATAACCCAATGTGGGAGGGGGCTTGCCCCCGATGGCGGTAGGTCAGTCGGTTATAGGTCGACTGTTACACAGCTATCGGGGGCAAGCCCCCTCCCACATTTTTTATTCCTCGCCTGACAGCAAGGTGGTGCGCAGAAATAAAACAGGCATCGACTTATTGATGCGCAGCTGAGGCACGCGGATAAAGATGGTCGGGTGATCACACCAATGCATCTGGATGCCGAATAACCCAATGTGGGAGGGGGCTTGCCCCCGATGGCGGTAGGTCAGTCGGTTATAGGTCGACTGTTACACAGCTATCGGGGGCAAGCCCCCTCCCACATTTTTTATTCCTCGCCTGACAGCAAGGTGGTGCGCAGAAATAAAACAGGCATCGACTTATTGATGCGCAGCTGAGGCACGCGGATAAAGATGGTCGGGTGATCACACCAATGCATCTGGATGCCGAGTAACCCAATGTGGGAGGGGGCTTGCCCCCGATGGCGGTAGGTCAGTCGGTTATAGGTCGACTGTTACACAGCTATCGGGGGCAAGCCCCCTCCCACATTTTTATTCCTTGCCGGGCAGGCAAATTATCGAGCCCAATAAAACAGGCCCCGACACAAGTGCCGGGGCCTGTAATGACCACATCCGTGTGGTCGGTCGCATGAACTCCAGAGGTGCCTTGGGTGGAAATCTAACTCACCCTAAGCCGCCGCCATTCAGTTCAAACGAAACCTGCAGCGTTACTCTGCTTTCAGGCCATCGGCCGATACAGCTTTAACGCCTTTGATTTTCTTGGCGATCGCTACAGCCGTTTCTTTCTGCGCAGCAGTCACAGCCGTTGGGGACGACAGGGACACGACGCCTTTGTTGGTTTCAACTTTGATGTCGGTACCAGGAATACCTTTCTCGGTCACCAGATCAGCTTTTACTTTGGTGGTGATCCAGGTATCGCTGGTCGCCTCGCCAGCGTTGTGGGCAGCACCTTTGGTCTTGTCGATGCCGTCAGCCTTGGTAGCGCCGCCAGCCAGCAGGCCGTCAGCAGAAACAGCATTCACACCTTTGATTTTCTTGGTGATGGCTACGGCGGTCGCTTTCTGCGAATCCGAGATAGCTACATCGGAGGACAGGGAAACCACACCTTTGTTGGTTTCAACCTTGATGTCCGAACCTGGAATGCCTTTTTCAGTCAGCAGGTCAGCTTTGACTTTGGTGGTGATCCAAGTATCCGAAACGCTTTCCTTAGCCTGGGTGGCTTCGCCGGCCGCCAAAGTCATAGGGGCCTGGGAAGTCTGAGCAAAGGCTACGTTAGCACCCATGGCCAGAGTCAGAGCGGTAGCAGTAGCGAGAGCGAACTTCTTCATACGAGTAACTCCTGTTTTATTAAAAGACCGCAGCACGTAAATCTTGGTGCTGCAGCGCTAACAGGGATAGTGCAGGCAGTGTGCCAAGTCACCGAATCTTAAAAAAACCATATAAAACAATAAGTTATAAAATCAAGAGATTTTCGGAATCGTGCAACTTGCATGAAGACCGTCGTGCCTGCATGCAAGTTGCGGCTTTTGGGCGGCGCTAAACGGCTGATTCTGCTTCATTTTCTCGCGCCCATAAAAAAAGGACTCCGAGGAGTCCTTTTTTTCAGCGTGAAGCCAGCGCGTGATTAAACGCCCGAAGCCTTGGCTGCTGCTACGTCCTTGATGGACAGTTTGATACGGCCGCGGTTGTCCACGTCCAGTACCAGCACTTCCACTTCCTGGCCTTCTTTCAGAATGTCAGTCACTTTCTCAACGCGAGCGTCGCTCAGCATGGAGATGTGAACCAGGCCGTCCTTGCCCGGCAGGATGTTGACGAATGCGCCGAAGTCGACGATGCGCTCAACCTTACCCACGTAGATCTTGCCGATCTCGGCTTCAGCGGTGATACCCAGGACGCGCTGGCGTGCCGCTTCAGCCGCTTCCTTGGTTTCGCCGAAGATCTTGATCGAACCGTCGTCTTCGATATCGATCGACGCCTTGGTTTCTTCACAGATCGCACGGATGGTCGCGCCGCCTTTACCGATGACATCACGGATTTTGTCGGTGTCGATTTTCATCGCGATCATGGTCGGAGCATTTTCCGACAGCTCTGTACGCGACTGACCAATGATCTGGTTCATCTGGCCGAGGATATTCAGGCGCGCTTCCAGGGCTTGGCCCAGGGCGATTTCCATGATCTCCTCGGTGATGCCCTTGATCTTGATGTCCATCTGCAGCGCGGTTACGCCTTTGGCGGTACCGGCTACCTTGAAGTCCATGTCGCCCAGGTGGTCTTCGTCACCCAGGATGTCGGTCAGGATGGCGAATTTCTCGCCTTCTTTAACCAGGCCCATGGCGATACCAGCAACCGGTGCCTTCATCGGCACACCCGCGTCCATCAGTGCCAGGGAAGCACCGCAAACGGAAGCCATGGAGCTGGAACCGTTGGATTCGGTGATTTCCGACACAACACGGATGGTGTACGGGAAGACGTCGGCAGCCGGCAGCATCGCGGCGATCGAACGACGGGCCAGACGGCCGTGACCGATTTCACGACGGCCAGCACCACCCATGCGACCACACTCGCCCACCGAGAACGGAGGGAAGTTGTAGTGCAGCATGAAGGGGTCTTTTTTCTCGCCTTCCAGGGTGTCCAGCAGCTGCGCGTCACGGGCGGTGCCCAGAGTTGCGACGACCAGGGCCTGGGTTTCACCACGGGTGAACAGCGCCGAACCGTGAGTCTTCGGCAGAACACCGACTTCGATATTCAGCGGACGTACGGTGCGTGTGTCGCGGCCGTCGATCCGTGGCTTGCCGTTAACGATGTTTTCGCGAACGGTGCGGTATTCGATTTCACCGAAAGCCGCTTTGACTTCGCTGGAAGAAGGCTGGCCTTCTTCGCCGGACAGCTTGGCGACAACCTGGTCCTTCAGCTCGCCCAGGCGCGCGTAACGGTCGGCCTTGACGGTGATGGCATAGGCCTGGGAGATCGCATCGCCGAACTCGGCACGGATAGCACCCAGCAGTGCGGTGGCTTCTGGCTGAGGAGCCCAGGCCCAGGTTGGCTTGGCAGCTTCAGCGGCCAGTTCCTTGACGGCGTTGATCACCACCTGGAACTCGTCGTGAGCAAACAGTACCGCGCCCAGCATCTGGTCTTCGGTCAGCTCTTTGGCTTCCGATTCAACCATCAACACGGCTTCCGAGGTACCGGCAACGACCATGTCCAGGCTCGAGGCTTTCTGTTGCTCGTAAGTCGGGTTCAGCAGGTAGCCGGTGCTTTCATGGAAGGCAACGCGGGCGGCGCCGATCGGGCCATCGAAAGGAATGCCGGAGATGGCCAGGGCAGCCGAGGTACCGATCATCGCAGCGATGTCCGGATCGGTCTTTTTGCTGGTGGAAACGACGGTGCAGACAACCTGCACTTCGTTCATGAAGCCTTCTGGGAACAGCGGACGGATCGGACGGTCGATCAGTCGGGAAGTCAGGGTTTCTTTCTCGGAAGGACGGCCTTCGCGCTTGAAGAAACCGCCAGGGATCTTACCGGCAGCGTAAGTCTTTTCCTGGTAGTGAACGGACAGAGGGAAAAAGCCTTTGCTCGGGTCAGCGGTCTTGGCGCCAACCACGGTCACCAGTACGGTAACGTCGTCGTCAACGGTAACCAGCACTGCGCCGGAGGCTTGACGGGCGATACGGCCTGTCTCGAGGGTAACGGTCGACTGACCGAACTGGAATTTTTTGATAACCGGGTTCACGGTGTCCTACCTTCTTTGTGGCTCTTGGGGAACTTGTTTTCTTGCGAAATTCTTGGGCAATCTCGGGAATCGGCCCGACGCTCGTCCAGGGTAAAACGGTGTATCCAGATAAAACTTGAGGCTGGGAGCCTGCCATGGGCCAGCGGGAATCCCACTGACACACGGCAGACAACCAACCTCTAGCGCAATCGCTGATTAGCGACGCAGACCCAGGCGACCGATCAGAGCCTGATAACGACCCAGATCCTTGCCTTTCAGGTAGTCCAGCAGCTTACGGCGCTGGTTTACCATGCGGATCAGACCACGACGGGAGTGGTGATCTTTACCGTTGGCCTTGAAGTGACCTTGCAGTTTGTTGATGTTGTGGGTCAGCAGTGCAACTTGCACTTCTGGCGAACCAGTGTCACCAACAGCTTGCTGATAGTCAGCTACGATTTGTGCTTTTTCTTGAACGTCGAGAGCCATGAGGCAATCCTTTTTTCAGGAAACCACCCAAAGGGCAGTTTCAACAGGCCAGGGACAAATCCCTGTATCTAAAAATGAGTGTTGACCATGCCTGTTAACAGCCACACTCGTTCGGTCATTCTGACCGAATCAGTCGACGCGGCGCGATCCGCCCGTCTTCGCTCACTTCACCGATACCGATAAAGCGACCGTTATGATCCTGTACTCGCACCATGCCGAACTTCGGGGCATCCGGGGCGCGTACCGGCTGGCCGTTGAGCCAGTAGAACGCGCTGTGCTCCGAGAAGTGCAGCAATGGCCAATCGAGCAAACCGCTGTCCGATGGCATCA
This genomic stretch from Pseudomonas orientalis harbors:
- the rpsO gene encoding 30S ribosomal protein S15 translates to MALDVQEKAQIVADYQQAVGDTGSPEVQVALLTHNINKLQGHFKANGKDHHSRRGLIRMVNQRRKLLDYLKGKDLGRYQALIGRLGLRR
- the pnp gene encoding polyribonucleotide nucleotidyltransferase produces the protein MNPVIKKFQFGQSTVTLETGRIARQASGAVLVTVDDDVTVLVTVVGAKTADPSKGFFPLSVHYQEKTYAAGKIPGGFFKREGRPSEKETLTSRLIDRPIRPLFPEGFMNEVQVVCTVVSTSKKTDPDIAAMIGTSAALAISGIPFDGPIGAARVAFHESTGYLLNPTYEQQKASSLDMVVAGTSEAVLMVESEAKELTEDQMLGAVLFAHDEFQVVINAVKELAAEAAKPTWAWAPQPEATALLGAIRAEFGDAISQAYAITVKADRYARLGELKDQVVAKLSGEEGQPSSSEVKAAFGEIEYRTVRENIVNGKPRIDGRDTRTVRPLNIEVGVLPKTHGSALFTRGETQALVVATLGTARDAQLLDTLEGEKKDPFMLHYNFPPFSVGECGRMGGAGRREIGHGRLARRSIAAMLPAADVFPYTIRVVSEITESNGSSSMASVCGASLALMDAGVPMKAPVAGIAMGLVKEGEKFAILTDILGDEDHLGDMDFKVAGTAKGVTALQMDIKIKGITEEIMEIALGQALEARLNILGQMNQIIGQSRTELSENAPTMIAMKIDTDKIRDVIGKGGATIRAICEETKASIDIEDDGSIKIFGETKEAAEAARQRVLGITAEAEIGKIYVGKVERIVDFGAFVNILPGKDGLVHISMLSDARVEKVTDILKEGQEVEVLVLDVDNRGRIKLSIKDVAAAKASGV
- a CDS encoding BON domain-containing protein, whose amino-acid sequence is MKKFALATATALTLAMGANVAFAQTSQAPMTLAAGEATQAKESVSDTWITTKVKADLLTEKGIPGSDIKVETNKGVVSLSSDVAISDSQKATAVAITKKIKGVNAVSADGLLAGGATKADGIDKTKGAAHNAGEATSDTWITTKVKADLVTEKGIPGTDIKVETNKGVVSLSSPTAVTAAQKETAVAIAKKIKGVKAVSADGLKAE
- a CDS encoding DUF748 domain-containing protein, translating into MPKGLIRAIGALLTALAVYSLLGFLILPGIALRIANQQLANYATVPARIERIELNPFSLELTLWGLQIGEPGKEQLGFKRLYANLQIDSLWTRALHLADVQLEQPKTELLFDKSGQLNLAQLFKLPPSEPTPADPDAKPFPLRIDSIKLAGGYVHFRDLRPSEPIEFLYDKLDFELKNLSTLPEDNADMTLVAAGPQGGQIDWKGNFSLVPITSEGSLKVTDGQMKAWWPYVRDAVPLVLEDGVLNFSTHYKFSLAKETELNLTNTTASIAPFAIKAPDGRPLARLERLDVSETTVDLAKQQVVIGKIRSNKLETWAAREADGQLDWQKLFASQPDKPAKPPEPASAPATADSPEAPPATPNKPWQVLLKDVQLRNYQVHLADRQAKPAVALELGPLNIDVQNFDSLNQSPFTLKVDSGLGKQGKIQATGEVNLNPVSARLKVNTQDIDLRVAQSYISPFIRLELRSGMLGSNLDVNLKSTEPLALQVTGRAQVDQLHTLDTLKSRDFLKWQRLVLEGVNYQHGDSLSIDKVNLLQPYARFMINDDRTTNIDDLLVAQPADSGSKSTAKPAASKDKPLGIHIGQIAINDGSANFADFSLTPNFATAIQQLNGQIGTIDSRQTKPASVDIKGKVDRYAPVTIKGSVNPFDPMAALDIATSFKRVELTTLTPYSGKFAGFRIRKGRLNLDLHYMITKGQLKAENKVVVEQLQLGEKVDSADAVDLPIRLAVALLKDSDGRISIELPVSGDLNNPQFSVMPIVWQTLRNLVVRAATAPFKFIGGLVTGGGSQDLGSVSFAAGSSELDKGAEGALNTLAKALKERPALRLEIEGTAAASSDGPFLAAQRLEREYQYNYYKILQRRGDKVPAQASLLVVPQKEKAPLLEGIYRTRLKQQPPAEWKNLSDDERAARLKDGVIKFWSGSDVLLRQLGQDRASTIKDYLVDKAQLEDDRVYFIDAQLGQAEKDGRVITPMHLDAE